A DNA window from Argopecten irradians isolate NY chromosome 10, Ai_NY, whole genome shotgun sequence contains the following coding sequences:
- the LOC138333052 gene encoding ankycorbin-like isoform X1 → MITMSLRSICLLATVLVVNVKSENCNCHFTVPDSSGQTCNKEETFRMKSSIDHMNAELIIAGRRQAAMSESFSREISKLDDGVTDMKNVSTRLTMDLHRLQSSVSNMATLSEEVKGLRDMITNSKEALEPKFAALQEQMMGIVEKFQNESSKVSAYAHDLVSAQVTQLEHHAQSIIALKKDTDDLKVQITGQEEIVSDLNQRLQSAETDLKTNLPDQINSLKSSVNLLRSTFTSAYRRNRNEIQALKTQLAARRTV, encoded by the coding sequence ATGATCACAATGTCTCTCCGGTCAATCTGCCTCCTGGCTACAGTCCTTGTAGTAAATGTTAAATCTGAAAACTGTAACTGTCATTTTACAGTTCCCGATTCGTCTGGTCAAACATGCAACAAAGAAGAAACTTTTCGAATGAAGAGCTCCATCGACCATATGAACGCTGAACTGATCATCGCTGGACGGAGACAGGCGGCCATGTCGGAATCTTTCTCTCGGGAAATTTCCAAACTGGACGATGGTGTTACTGACATGAAGAACGTCAGCACACGATTAACAATGGATTTACACCGTCTACAGTCGTCTGTGTCCAACATGGCCACACTGTCAGAGGAGGTTAAGGGACTTCGAGACATGATAACGAACTCTAAAGAAGCATTAGAACCGAAGTTTGCAGCATTGCAAGAACAAATGATGGGAATCGTGGAGAAATTCCAGAACGAATCTTCCAAAGTATCTGCTTATGCGCACGACTTGGTATCCGCACAGGTGACTCAATTGGAACATCACGCACAGAGCATTATAGCTCTGAAGAAAGACACGGACGACTTAAAGGTACAAATCACTGGACAGGAAGAAATAGTCTCTGACCTGAATCAGAGGCTACAGTCAGCGGAAACAGACCTAAAGACCAACCTTCCCGACCAAATCAATAGCCTGAAATCGTCTGTTAACCTCCTGCGATCAACATTTACCTCCGCCTATCGCCGCAATAGAAATGAAATCCAAGCCCTAAAAACACAGCTAGCAGCCAGACGCACTGTGTAA
- the LOC138333052 gene encoding uncharacterized protein isoform X2, whose amino-acid sequence MDLLTVPDSSGQTCNKEETFRMKSSIDHMNAELIIAGRRQAAMSESFSREISKLDDGVTDMKNVSTRLTMDLHRLQSSVSNMATLSEEVKGLRDMITNSKEALEPKFAALQEQMMGIVEKFQNESSKVSAYAHDLVSAQVTQLEHHAQSIIALKKDTDDLKVQITGQEEIVSDLNQRLQSAETDLKTNLPDQINSLKSSVNLLRSTFTSAYRRNRNEIQALKTQLAARRTV is encoded by the coding sequence TTCCCGATTCGTCTGGTCAAACATGCAACAAAGAAGAAACTTTTCGAATGAAGAGCTCCATCGACCATATGAACGCTGAACTGATCATCGCTGGACGGAGACAGGCGGCCATGTCGGAATCTTTCTCTCGGGAAATTTCCAAACTGGACGATGGTGTTACTGACATGAAGAACGTCAGCACACGATTAACAATGGATTTACACCGTCTACAGTCGTCTGTGTCCAACATGGCCACACTGTCAGAGGAGGTTAAGGGACTTCGAGACATGATAACGAACTCTAAAGAAGCATTAGAACCGAAGTTTGCAGCATTGCAAGAACAAATGATGGGAATCGTGGAGAAATTCCAGAACGAATCTTCCAAAGTATCTGCTTATGCGCACGACTTGGTATCCGCACAGGTGACTCAATTGGAACATCACGCACAGAGCATTATAGCTCTGAAGAAAGACACGGACGACTTAAAGGTACAAATCACTGGACAGGAAGAAATAGTCTCTGACCTGAATCAGAGGCTACAGTCAGCGGAAACAGACCTAAAGACCAACCTTCCCGACCAAATCAATAGCCTGAAATCGTCTGTTAACCTCCTGCGATCAACATTTACCTCCGCCTATCGCCGCAATAGAAATGAAATCCAAGCCCTAAAAACACAGCTAGCAGCCAGACGCACTGTGTAA